atttaattggaACTTTGAATATCGAGACGTGGCGCGAAAACGACAGAGATGGATGATGGACCCTTTGGGGGCGGAATAAGGACACCCGGTTTTTCCCACTGATTACCCACGAATgcattttgaattgtcttttttgttttaatcaTATCGTTTTGATCGGGATCACACAATTGGGTTATTCTTAGTTACTCTTGCTTATTTCCTTCAAAGCATTACAAATACAAAATGTACAAAGTATATGATTTGTGTGTTTGTTCACAGAAATAAATATGTAGGTTTGGAATACAAAATAAACTGAATCTCTATATAATTCTTGCTTCCATTAGCATCCGTTATCAGTAAATACAATACTTGGATATACAACTTAAAGAAATCAATTCACGTGCTCCGCTCTCTTTGGACTTTCCGGAAACTAATAACAAAGGTTTTAAACTGTGCTCTTAAGAATTAGATATGTGTTTTTGCCATACAAAAAAAAGACGAAAATTACAAGTtacacgtgtgtgtgtgtttgcgttTGCTGTTCTGAGTGTTTGCTATGCTTGGTGCTGGTTGCGCACGTTTTGAGTTGAAGGCGTTGAGTTTCAGGGGTGGTCAAATGAAACGGATCAGTCAGTCGAAGGCTGCACTCCGCTCTGCTCTCCACAAGCGTATATGATTGATTACTAGCCACGATGCCGGAACAGTGGGCGGATCGTATTGGATCGGTATgtggtatggtatgtggtatggTATTGCGTTGCATCAGATCACATCGCATCACATCAGAACGTTTTACAGGAAGTAGGGCGTTGTGTTCTCCTTGGGTATCACACGCTCCGCGTCCGGAACCGCCAGGAAGATCTTCGTCTGCCGCTTCTCCGCCGTTTCGAAGCTGAGAATGGCGGCCACGTTGCCGCAGCGATAGCAATAGTTTGGCGCCGACCACACGGTCACCAGCTTGCCCTCGAACATGTACTTGATGCCCTCGTTGACCAGCTGATGTGCTCGGCATATCAGGTTCAGATTATTGATCGCCATAAAGTCCTTGGTCACATTGTGGCCAAACAGCCAGCCCGCGCCGCGCGGACTCTGGCCCCAGTACTCCATGTCCTCGGGATCGGACCACACCAGATCGCAGAAGGCACCCTTGTACGGTATCTCGCCGTTGCGATCGATCGTCCTGATCTGGTCCAGGGTAATGATCTCGGGACTCAGGCCACCGTGCACGCACAGCACCTCCTCGTCGATGATCTATGTATCGGGGTAAGCATTATGGTTAAAATGGTGTTGTCCACATGGAGTATCCTATAGTGCAACTCACGGCAGCGATGGTGAGCAAATCGAAGACCTTGCAGCAGTACTTCCAGCCATTGGCATTGCCGTACTTGCTGAAGCACTCGTCAAAGAATCCGTACACCTTGGTGATCTGCCGCGTCTCGTGGTTGCCGCGCAGCAGGGTGATTCGGCTGGGATAGCGCGCCTTCAGCGTGAGCAGTCTGGTGAATGTCTCCAGCGAGTAGTGCCCCCTGTCCACGAAGTCGCCCATGAATATGTAGTTGGTATGCGGCACCTGGCCTCCAGTGCGGAACAGCTGCTCCAGATCGTAGAACTGCAATTGTGGGCGGGTGAAGGGCGGTGGCATTGCGTTAGTGGGCATTGCAACGACGCAGGAGACGACCACGGATGACCGCTTACCTGGCCATGGATGTCACCGCAAACGGTGACGGGCGTGCTCACGGGCAGGATGTTCGTCTCCTCCAGGAGGATGTCGCAGACCATCTCGCACAGCTTCTTCAGCTCGTTCTCCGGCAGGTACTTGCATTTCTTCACGTCCTCTATCCACTTGTCCACGTCGCCCATGATGCCCGCTGCCTGTGAAATCCACGGTAAATCGCCTTAAAACAAGTTAATAAATAAGTATTGGTTGCACTTCCATTTGCGCACCTACGGTCACACTGGCTGGTGTTTAATGGCAAGCGACCTACGGTTACACTGCTGACACTTTTTTATAACTAACAAATTGATCTAAAGTTTcttcttttcattttaatttgaatgcTATTGTTGCGTGTTGTATTTGCTTATGTTTTCCATCGATAAATGATGCATCCGTTTTTTAGCCAATACAAGCACCAGTCGCATGGGACATTCTTATCAGAACTGTGCTGATATTCGTAACTTGGTGTGTACACACTGTGTAGCTAGAATGTCAGATGTTATCGATAGCTAACACATttgaattcaaattcaaaatatttaagtacTTT
The Drosophila mauritiana strain mau12 chromosome X, ASM438214v1, whole genome shotgun sequence DNA segment above includes these coding regions:
- the LOC117146888 gene encoding serine/threonine-protein phosphatase 6 catalytic subunit — translated: MGDVDKWIEDVKKCKYLPENELKKLCEMVCDILLEETNILPVSTPVTVCGDIHGQFYDLEQLFRTGGQVPHTNYIFMGDFVDRGHYSLETFTRLLTLKARYPSRITLLRGNHETRQITKVYGFFDECFSKYGNANGWKYCCKVFDLLTIAAIIDEEVLCVHGGLSPEIITLDQIRTIDRNGEIPYKGAFCDLVWSDPEDMEYWGQSPRGAGWLFGHNVTKDFMAINNLNLICRAHQLVNEGIKYMFEGKLVTVWSAPNYCYRCGNVAAILSFETAEKRQTKIFLAVPDAERVIPKENTTPYFL